A single region of the Sphingobium sp. TKS genome encodes:
- a CDS encoding IS1380-like element IS1247 family transposase — MDHPEGAGLQRADRVDFDPRVRLEFRGTQLSSDGGLLVMRELDDALGLSDLASAALRDTRSGKNTVHRLDGLFRQSVFGRLAGYEDVNDANRLACDPVMRQVVGGRAVDAQAASASQMGRFETETLALAGNRAALADLNGQWIDRFHDRNGLKYIVLDMDSSVSPTHGDQEGSAWNGHFDCSCYHPNFLFNQFGMLERCALRHGNVHSADGWRDVLDPVIARYAERDLGGRFFRADAAYAIPAIYERLEEARFFYAIRLPANAVLKDKIAHRLTRPVGRPSLTKVKRFFEEFEYQAASWDKERRVIAKIEWHPGELFPRVGFIVTNLPMEPDWVVRFYNQRGTAEQHIKEGKYAFRWTRLSCRKFRDNEVRLQLHALAYNLATFLRCIELPEAMADWSLTSLQLKLIKIGARVVRHARTITFQLAEVAVTGTMVRAILAAIRRLRAPPLCA, encoded by the coding sequence ATGGATCACCCAGAGGGTGCGGGCTTGCAACGGGCAGATCGGGTGGATTTCGACCCTCGCGTGCGGCTGGAATTTCGCGGCACGCAGCTCAGTTCCGACGGCGGCCTTCTGGTGATGCGCGAGCTTGATGACGCGCTCGGGTTGTCCGATTTGGCGTCAGCGGCGCTGCGCGATACTCGCTCTGGCAAGAACACGGTCCATCGGCTCGACGGCCTGTTCCGGCAATCAGTCTTTGGGCGGCTGGCCGGATACGAGGATGTCAACGACGCCAACCGTCTCGCCTGCGATCCGGTCATGCGCCAAGTTGTCGGCGGCAGAGCGGTCGATGCACAAGCGGCCTCGGCATCGCAGATGGGACGGTTCGAGACCGAGACGCTGGCTCTGGCCGGGAACCGTGCCGCGCTGGCCGACCTGAACGGGCAATGGATCGACCGGTTCCATGACCGTAACGGGCTGAAGTACATCGTTCTGGACATGGACAGCTCGGTCAGCCCGACCCATGGCGACCAGGAAGGGTCCGCCTGGAATGGCCATTTCGACTGTAGCTGCTATCACCCCAACTTTCTGTTCAACCAGTTCGGGATGCTGGAACGCTGCGCCCTGCGCCATGGCAACGTCCACAGCGCCGATGGCTGGCGTGATGTTCTCGACCCCGTCATTGCGCGCTACGCGGAGCGCGACCTTGGTGGCAGGTTCTTCCGGGCCGATGCTGCCTACGCGATCCCGGCGATCTATGAGCGATTGGAAGAAGCGCGGTTCTTCTACGCCATCCGGCTGCCCGCAAACGCGGTCCTCAAGGACAAGATCGCGCATCGGCTAACGCGCCCTGTCGGGCGGCCGTCACTGACCAAGGTCAAGCGGTTCTTCGAGGAATTCGAGTATCAGGCGGCGTCCTGGGACAAGGAACGCCGGGTGATCGCCAAGATCGAATGGCATCCGGGCGAACTGTTCCCGCGTGTCGGCTTCATCGTCACCAACCTGCCGATGGAGCCGGACTGGGTGGTGCGGTTCTACAACCAGCGCGGCACCGCCGAGCAGCACATCAAAGAGGGCAAATACGCCTTTCGCTGGACGCGGCTGTCGTGCCGGAAGTTCCGCGACAATGAGGTGCGGCTGCAACTGCACGCCCTGGCGTACAACCTGGCCACCTTCTTGCGCTGCATCGAGCTGCCCGAGGCCATGGCCGACTGGTCGTTGACCAGCCTGCAACTGAAGCTGATCAAGATCGGGGCACGTGTGGTCCGTCACGCCCGCACCATCACCTTCCAGCTGGCCGAGGTCGCTGTCACCGGCACGATGGTACGCGCCATCCTCGCCGCTATCCGCCGATTGCGAGCGCCACCGCTATGCGCATGA
- a CDS encoding response regulator transcription factor translates to MTTRRMIHIVDDEESIRRSAGFMLKTAGFSVSTYPSGVAFLREVRHAEPGCILLDVRMPEMDGLEVQQALRERGVVMPVIILTGHGDISIAVRAMKAGAVEFIEKPFEKAVMLDAIAAAFERLDDSGRRAARAADAAVMISALTGREQDVLKGLADGLPNKTIAYDLGISPRTVEVHRANLMAKLGVRSLSDALRIAFAANVGQGS, encoded by the coding sequence ATGACGACTAGACGTATGATCCATATCGTGGACGATGAGGAATCGATTCGGCGATCCGCTGGCTTCATGCTCAAGACTGCTGGATTTTCGGTCTCCACCTATCCGTCGGGTGTCGCCTTTCTTCGCGAGGTGCGCCACGCCGAGCCGGGATGCATCCTGCTCGATGTGCGCATGCCCGAGATGGACGGCCTTGAGGTGCAGCAGGCGCTCCGCGAACGGGGCGTCGTCATGCCCGTCATCATTCTCACCGGACATGGGGACATCTCAATTGCAGTGCGCGCGATGAAGGCGGGGGCCGTCGAGTTCATCGAAAAGCCATTTGAGAAGGCAGTGATGCTGGACGCCATCGCCGCCGCCTTCGAGCGGCTCGACGACAGCGGCCGGCGTGCGGCCCGCGCCGCCGACGCCGCGGTCATGATTTCGGCGCTGACGGGGCGCGAGCAGGACGTTCTCAAGGGCCTGGCTGATGGATTGCCCAACAAGACGATCGCCTATGATCTTGGCATATCGCCACGAACCGTGGAGGTGCATCGCGCCAATCTGATGGCAAAGCTGGGGGTCCGCAGCCTCTCCGACGCGCTACGTATCGCGTTCGCCGCCAATGTCGGACAGGGGTCATAG
- a CDS encoding PAS domain S-box protein — protein MKGDVDDKFTPPSGGACAIAVVPVLLVVPLELALRASGVNHSPYLLLVLSIIIAAALGPTGSATIAAVLAILIGGLIATYRASPATTSFDLVLSLLVAAGIALLDVRSTFLRRGRAALDQRRRSQLSEIADELNLLIDGAQGYAIYMLDPEGRVTIWNEGAERLKGWTEQEIVGKHCSVFYPADAVQAGKPEADLRRAREQGKFEEEDWRLRKDGSEFLAHVSITALRDDSGELRGFGKVVRDATNERAAESAHKASANHLRSILSTVPDGMIVIDEQGIILSFSAAAERMFGYSESEVRGLNVSMLMQSPDRERHDGYLQRYLSTGERRIIGIGRVVIGARRDGSTFPMELSVGEAIGESQRVFTGFIRDLTERQETQERLDELQSKLIHVARVSAMGTMASTLAHELNQPITAVANYVEAVRDLLAEANPEDLPMIREALEDTVREALRAGQIVRRLRDFVARGEVEKTVEDLPSLIHEAAALGLMGAQEKGVDAQFDLDPGASKVLLDKVQIQQVLINLLRNAVEAMAGSSERHLWVISRRERAGFIRVTVADTGPGVSSEVAEQLFTAFVSTKSEGMGLGLSICRTIVEANGGRIWLEPRAEGGSQFHFTLVEAEPENANDD, from the coding sequence ATGAAGGGCGATGTCGACGATAAATTCACTCCTCCCTCCGGCGGGGCTTGTGCAATCGCCGTCGTGCCTGTCCTTCTCGTCGTCCCTTTAGAACTTGCGCTTCGGGCTTCGGGCGTCAACCACAGCCCTTACCTCCTCCTGGTTCTTTCGATCATTATCGCCGCAGCACTGGGTCCGACCGGATCGGCGACGATCGCGGCCGTTCTCGCGATCCTGATCGGCGGGCTGATCGCGACATATCGCGCATCGCCCGCGACCACCTCCTTCGATCTCGTGCTGTCGTTGCTGGTGGCCGCAGGCATCGCCCTGCTCGACGTGCGCAGCACGTTCCTGCGACGCGGACGTGCCGCGCTGGACCAGCGCCGCCGGAGCCAGCTTTCGGAGATTGCCGACGAACTCAACCTCCTCATCGATGGCGCACAGGGATACGCCATTTACATGCTCGATCCCGAAGGGCGCGTCACGATCTGGAACGAGGGAGCCGAGCGGCTGAAGGGTTGGACCGAGCAGGAGATCGTCGGCAAGCATTGTTCCGTCTTCTATCCGGCGGATGCCGTCCAGGCCGGCAAGCCCGAAGCCGATCTGAGACGCGCGCGCGAGCAGGGGAAATTCGAGGAGGAAGATTGGCGGCTGCGAAAGGATGGTTCCGAGTTCCTCGCGCATGTCTCGATCACGGCGCTTCGCGATGACAGTGGAGAGTTGCGGGGCTTTGGCAAGGTGGTCCGCGACGCGACGAACGAACGTGCGGCCGAGAGCGCTCACAAGGCCAGCGCCAACCATCTCCGGTCAATCCTCTCGACGGTTCCCGATGGAATGATCGTGATCGACGAGCAAGGCATCATTCTCTCGTTCAGCGCCGCGGCGGAACGCATGTTCGGCTATTCCGAGAGCGAAGTTCGAGGACTGAACGTGAGCATGCTCATGCAATCGCCCGATCGCGAGCGACATGACGGTTATCTCCAGCGCTATCTTTCGACCGGCGAGCGGCGGATCATCGGGATCGGACGTGTCGTGATCGGTGCGCGGCGCGACGGTTCGACCTTCCCGATGGAACTGTCCGTGGGTGAAGCCATCGGCGAGAGCCAGCGTGTCTTTACCGGCTTCATCCGGGATTTGACAGAACGGCAGGAGACCCAGGAGCGCCTCGATGAACTGCAGTCCAAGCTGATCCATGTCGCGCGGGTGAGCGCGATGGGGACCATGGCGTCGACCCTCGCCCACGAGCTCAACCAGCCGATCACAGCGGTCGCCAATTATGTGGAGGCTGTGCGCGACCTTCTCGCCGAGGCGAATCCCGAGGATCTGCCGATGATCCGCGAAGCCCTCGAGGATACGGTTCGAGAGGCTCTTCGCGCCGGACAGATCGTCCGGCGGCTACGCGACTTCGTGGCGCGCGGGGAGGTCGAGAAGACGGTCGAAGACCTCCCTTCCCTCATCCATGAAGCGGCGGCGCTGGGGCTTATGGGCGCTCAGGAGAAAGGTGTCGACGCCCAGTTCGATCTCGATCCCGGCGCCTCGAAAGTGCTCCTCGACAAGGTGCAGATCCAGCAGGTGCTGATCAATCTCCTTCGCAACGCGGTGGAGGCGATGGCTGGCTCATCCGAACGGCATCTGTGGGTCATCTCCCGCCGCGAGAGAGCAGGCTTCATCCGCGTCACGGTCGCCGACACAGGGCCCGGCGTGTCGTCTGAAGTTGCGGAGCAGCTTTTTACCGCCTTTGTCAGCACGAAGAGCGAGGGCATGGGGCTTGGGCTTTCGATCTGCCGCACCATCGTCGAGGCGAATGGCGGTCGAATATGGCTGGAACCGCGCGCCGAGGGCGGCTCTCAATTTCACTTTACGCTCGTTGAAGCCGAGCCGGAGAACGCCAATGACGACTAG
- a CDS encoding baeRF12 domain-containing protein: MLIPHDTTILVVDGSHMQVLRNRGTDAAPDLELLKEQTIRNPPTSAMGTSAPGRSFGSAVPKRSAYQNSDLHQRREDRFGHAALQAIASLNREDAPLILIAPPHMLGTLRSELDPKRHAQILAEIAKDFAQRDAPDILALLRSYQP; encoded by the coding sequence ATGCTCATTCCTCATGATACGACAATCCTGGTCGTCGATGGCAGCCACATGCAGGTGCTGCGCAACCGTGGCACCGACGCCGCACCCGATCTGGAGCTTCTGAAAGAGCAGACAATTAGAAATCCACCGACCAGCGCCATGGGCACGAGCGCTCCAGGACGCAGCTTCGGCAGCGCGGTTCCGAAACGTAGTGCCTATCAGAATTCCGACCTTCACCAGCGCAGGGAGGACAGGTTCGGCCACGCAGCGCTGCAGGCAATCGCCTCGCTCAATCGGGAGGACGCCCCCCTGATCCTGATCGCGCCGCCGCATATGCTGGGCACGCTCCGGAGCGAGCTCGACCCGAAGAGGCATGCCCAAATTCTCGCGGAGATTGCCAAGGACTTCGCTCAACGCGACGCTCCGGATATCCTGGCCCTCCTGCGATCATATCAGCCCTGA
- a CDS encoding phosphoribosyltransferase: protein MVQQQPEFQDRLEAGRTLGAALTHLAAAHPLVLALPRGGVPVAFEVARALDAEMDLLFVRKLGAPGHEELGIGAVVDGADPQLVLNEDIVRQLAPSPNYIRAEMRRQLAEIDRRRRSYVGSRVAAEVTGRTVIVVDDGIATGGTVKAAVMGLGKNHPARLVLAIPVAPRDSLAEIAPECDEVVCLTQPEPFYAVGAHYVVFDQTTDEEVIRLVREARAFGRPRRLPARAPSFRG, encoded by the coding sequence ATGGTCCAGCAGCAACCCGAATTCCAGGACAGGCTTGAGGCGGGCCGCACGCTGGGGGCGGCGCTGACGCATCTGGCGGCGGCACATCCGCTGGTGCTGGCGCTCCCGCGCGGCGGTGTGCCGGTCGCGTTCGAGGTCGCCAGGGCGCTCGACGCGGAGATGGATCTGCTGTTCGTCCGCAAGCTCGGGGCGCCGGGTCATGAGGAACTGGGCATCGGCGCGGTGGTGGACGGCGCCGACCCGCAACTCGTGCTCAACGAGGACATCGTCCGCCAGCTCGCGCCGAGCCCGAACTATATCCGCGCCGAGATGCGACGCCAGCTCGCTGAAATCGATCGCCGCCGGCGGTCTTATGTGGGCAGTCGCGTCGCCGCGGAGGTGACGGGACGCACTGTGATCGTCGTGGACGACGGCATCGCGACCGGCGGCACCGTCAAGGCCGCGGTCATGGGGCTGGGCAAGAATCACCCGGCCCGCCTCGTTCTCGCCATACCTGTCGCCCCGCGCGACAGCCTCGCGGAGATTGCTCCGGAGTGCGACGAGGTCGTCTGCCTCACGCAGCCCGAACCCTTTTATGCCGTCGGCGCGCATTATGTCGTGTTCGACCAGACGACGGACGAGGAGGTGATCCGGCTGGTTCGCGAGGCCCGTGCCTTCGGCCGGCCGAGGCGCCTGCCAGCGCGCGCCCCCTCCTTTCGCGGTTGA
- a CDS encoding dienelactone hydrolase family protein — translation MVAIAAHDPIPVTVQPDGLKGLLGVPPGARGMVIFAHGSGSGRLSPRNNHVARGLRDAGLATLLVDLLTPREEQERANVFDIPLLASRLKGATEWTGLLPGIAALPVGYFGASTGAGAALLAASDGASRVAAIVSRGGRPDLAGSAALAHVRAPTLLIVGGRDLPVIELNRVAMRHLHAESELAVVPGATHLFEEPGTLDEVIDHAARWFLRYFRDI, via the coding sequence ATGGTCGCCATCGCCGCGCACGATCCGATTCCCGTCACCGTTCAGCCGGATGGGCTCAAGGGGCTGCTGGGCGTGCCGCCCGGCGCTAGGGGAATGGTCATTTTCGCGCACGGCAGCGGCAGCGGGCGCCTCAGTCCGCGCAACAATCATGTCGCGCGGGGTCTCCGCGATGCGGGTCTGGCGACGCTGCTGGTCGACCTGCTGACGCCGAGGGAAGAGCAGGAACGCGCCAATGTGTTCGACATCCCGCTCCTGGCGAGCCGGTTGAAGGGCGCCACCGAATGGACGGGTTTGCTGCCCGGGATCGCCGCGCTGCCGGTGGGCTATTTCGGCGCGAGCACGGGCGCGGGCGCCGCCCTGCTCGCCGCGTCCGATGGCGCCTCGCGCGTGGCCGCGATCGTCTCGCGCGGCGGTCGGCCTGACCTCGCGGGCTCGGCCGCCCTCGCACATGTGCGCGCGCCCACGCTTCTGATCGTGGGCGGCCGGGACCTGCCGGTGATCGAGCTCAACCGCGTGGCGATGCGGCACCTTCACGCGGAGAGCGAGTTGGCGGTCGTACCCGGCGCGACCCACCTATTCGAGGAGCCGGGAACGCTCGACGAAGTGATCGACCACGCCGCGCGGTGGTTCCTGCGATATTTCCGGGACATATGA
- a CDS encoding erythromycin esterase family protein: MANAALHDPIGRKAPADLVAALRRHAEPLPPPDRFDEFGGFFDRFGDARVVLLGEATHGTSEFYRARGAITRRLIERHGFNIVAVEADWPDAAQIDDYVRHQAPRPRRGDSFVRFPTWTWRNTEVLQFADWMRGHNAALAEAQRVSFHGLDVYSLSESIHAVLTYLDKVDPAAAADARHRYGCLTPWQDEPAHYGRAVVHGGRPSCEDRAIAQLRELLVHRLEYLAGDGEAWFDAVQNARIVRAAERYYRAMYRSSTESWNLRDRHMFETLQALLAHRGDGAKAVVWAHNSHVGNAAATAMGWQGEFNIGELCRMAHGDDVVSIGFGTDTGTVAAASDWGADMQIKTVQPARPDSYEHAFRSTGLVRTLTDWRRNPALAELLREPLLERAIGVVYRPETERLSHYFEAVLAEQFDAWVWFEQTTAVTPLGHERPHGAPETWPFGL, from the coding sequence ATGGCGAACGCGGCACTGCACGATCCGATCGGCAGGAAAGCGCCGGCGGACCTTGTCGCGGCGTTGCGCCGCCACGCCGAGCCCCTCCCCCCGCCCGATCGCTTCGACGAGTTCGGCGGTTTCTTCGATCGCTTCGGCGATGCGCGCGTCGTCCTGCTGGGCGAGGCGACCCACGGCACCTCCGAATTTTATCGCGCGCGCGGCGCGATCACGCGCCGCCTGATCGAGCGCCATGGCTTCAACATCGTGGCCGTCGAAGCCGACTGGCCGGATGCGGCGCAGATCGACGACTATGTCCGCCATCAGGCGCCGCGCCCGCGCCGCGGCGATTCCTTCGTGCGGTTTCCGACGTGGACGTGGCGCAACACCGAGGTGCTGCAGTTCGCCGACTGGATGCGCGGCCACAACGCCGCGCTGGCCGAGGCGCAACGCGTCTCGTTCCACGGTCTCGACGTCTACAGCCTCAGCGAGTCGATCCATGCCGTCCTCACCTATCTCGACAAGGTCGATCCGGCGGCGGCGGCCGACGCGCGCCATCGCTATGGCTGCCTCACACCATGGCAGGACGAGCCCGCGCACTACGGTCGCGCGGTGGTTCACGGCGGCCGGCCGAGTTGCGAGGACCGGGCGATTGCGCAGCTCCGTGAGCTGCTGGTCCATCGGTTGGAGTATCTGGCCGGAGACGGCGAAGCCTGGTTCGACGCGGTGCAGAATGCTCGCATCGTGCGGGCGGCCGAGCGCTATTATCGCGCCATGTACCGCAGCTCGACCGAGAGCTGGAACCTGCGCGACCGGCACATGTTCGAAACGCTCCAAGCGCTGCTCGCGCATCGCGGCGACGGCGCGAAGGCGGTGGTTTGGGCGCACAACAGCCATGTCGGCAACGCCGCCGCCACCGCGATGGGCTGGCAGGGAGAGTTCAACATCGGCGAGCTGTGCAGGATGGCGCATGGCGATGACGTCGTGTCGATCGGCTTCGGCACCGATACCGGCACGGTCGCCGCCGCCAGCGACTGGGGCGCCGACATGCAGATCAAGACCGTGCAGCCGGCACGCCCCGACAGCTACGAGCATGCGTTCCGGTCCACCGGCCTCGTTCGGACGTTGACCGACTGGCGCAGGAACCCGGCGCTCGCCGAGTTGCTGCGCGAGCCATTGCTCGAGCGCGCGATAGGCGTCGTCTACCGCCCGGAGACCGAGCGCCTCAGCCATTATTTCGAGGCCGTGCTGGCGGAGCAATTCGATGCCTGGGTCTGGTTCGAGCAGACGACAGCGGTGACCCCGCTGGGACATGAGCGCCCCCACGGCGCGCCCGAAACCTGGCCCTTCGGACTGTGA
- a CDS encoding universal stress protein, with protein sequence MLDIRKSTQCADPPRPPYPHVMIFGKSAAILAALQCPCRLDGPENDMKNVLLLIHDDAGEEARFQAALDLVRALSGHLTCLDVVQLPAVMDYTMIDAEVALLADARDREALNKSRIEARLAVEDVAWDWADGTGDIAALVEAEAGLADIIVLNTAFADHEPPDMRAIVSDVVMRAGKPILAVPQQARKLDAGGHVLVAWNGSPAVAETLRAVTPLLALANGVTILEIGKTDGAPAEDAAAYLSRHGIHARIDRDVPPESKVSDALLVLCRERQPAYCVVGAYGHSRLRETLLGGVTRRMLAESPVPLLLGH encoded by the coding sequence ATGCTCGATATCCGGAAGTCTACGCAGTGCGCAGATCCGCCGCGGCCTCCGTATCCTCACGTAATGATCTTCGGAAAGTCCGCCGCCATTCTAGCGGCACTTCAATGCCCTTGCAGGCTGGACGGACCGGAGAACGACATGAAAAATGTTCTGCTGCTGATACACGACGACGCGGGTGAAGAGGCTCGCTTTCAGGCGGCGCTTGATCTCGTCCGGGCCCTGTCCGGGCATCTCACGTGCCTCGATGTCGTGCAGCTGCCAGCCGTGATGGACTATACGATGATCGATGCCGAAGTTGCCCTGCTCGCCGACGCTCGCGACCGCGAAGCGCTGAATAAGAGCCGGATCGAGGCGCGGCTTGCCGTTGAGGACGTCGCCTGGGACTGGGCTGATGGAACCGGCGATATTGCGGCGCTGGTTGAAGCAGAGGCTGGCCTCGCCGACATCATCGTGCTCAACACCGCATTCGCCGATCACGAACCTCCAGACATGCGGGCAATCGTATCGGACGTCGTGATGCGTGCCGGGAAGCCGATCCTGGCGGTCCCGCAGCAGGCCCGGAAACTCGATGCCGGCGGGCATGTGCTGGTTGCGTGGAACGGTTCTCCGGCGGTCGCCGAAACGCTTCGCGCGGTGACGCCGCTCCTCGCACTCGCGAACGGAGTGACGATCCTGGAGATCGGCAAGACCGACGGCGCGCCCGCGGAAGATGCCGCGGCCTATCTCTCGCGCCATGGCATCCATGCCCGCATCGATCGCGACGTTCCGCCGGAATCGAAGGTGAGCGATGCACTTCTGGTTCTCTGTCGGGAGCGTCAGCCGGCCTACTGCGTTGTAGGAGCCTATGGCCATTCGCGCCTGCGTGAGACCCTCCTCGGCGGCGTAACCCGGCGGATGCTCGCCGAGAGCCCGGTGCCGCTCCTCCTGGGCCATTGA
- a CDS encoding BON domain-containing protein translates to MKSDSQLQRDVMAELEWEPSVDHADIGVAVTDGVVTLSGFVKTYSEKLAAEKAARRVAGVKAIAEEIKVRFASDPKTADHEIAKRILDMFAWNVSIPDDKIKVKVEHGWVTLTGTVDWYYQSDEARKVAGKVTGVTGVSNQIELRRLPTAHDVKDRIVAAIKRQADLDAATVTVLTDGGKVTLSGKVKAWNERQIAERAAWSAPGVTKVDDNIVVAY, encoded by the coding sequence ATGAAGAGCGACAGTCAACTACAGCGCGACGTGATGGCGGAGCTGGAATGGGAGCCGAGCGTCGACCATGCCGATATCGGCGTGGCGGTGACCGATGGCGTGGTGACACTGTCGGGGTTCGTGAAAACCTACTCCGAGAAGCTGGCGGCCGAGAAGGCGGCGCGGCGCGTGGCCGGCGTCAAGGCGATCGCCGAGGAGATCAAGGTGCGCTTCGCGTCGGATCCGAAGACGGCCGATCACGAGATCGCCAAGCGCATCCTCGACATGTTCGCCTGGAATGTCTCGATCCCGGACGACAAGATCAAGGTGAAGGTCGAGCATGGCTGGGTCACGCTTACCGGCACCGTCGACTGGTATTATCAGAGCGACGAAGCCCGCAAGGTCGCCGGAAAGGTCACTGGCGTCACCGGCGTCAGCAACCAGATCGAACTGCGTAGGCTGCCGACCGCCCACGATGTCAAGGACCGGATCGTGGCCGCGATCAAGCGCCAGGCCGACCTCGATGCGGCGACGGTGACGGTGCTTACCGACGGCGGCAAGGTGACGCTGAGCGGAAAGGTCAAGGCGTGGAACGAGCGCCAGATTGCCGAGCGTGCCGCATGGTCCGCTCCCGGAGTCACCAAGGTCGATGACAATATCGTCGTCGCCTACTGA
- a CDS encoding Hsp20/alpha crystallin family protein — protein MNDVTNVPVTKARPTSSLRDFAAQFEPVGWLRSEIDRLFDGFDSPARGLFSFAPRGPLAIVPALEMVDDEKAYRLTAELPGLDEKDVEINVADGVLSISGEKKETEERKEKGFLLSERRYGSFQRQIPLPADVDPEGIKAQFKDGVLSVTLAKDEKAAARTRKIAIEKA, from the coding sequence ATGAACGATGTGACCAATGTTCCGGTGACCAAAGCGCGTCCGACATCATCGCTGCGCGATTTCGCAGCCCAGTTCGAGCCGGTCGGCTGGTTGAGGTCGGAAATCGACCGCTTGTTCGACGGTTTCGACAGCCCGGCCCGCGGCCTTTTCAGCTTCGCGCCGCGCGGCCCGTTGGCCATCGTGCCGGCGCTCGAGATGGTCGATGATGAGAAGGCCTATCGTCTCACCGCCGAGCTTCCTGGCCTCGACGAGAAGGATGTTGAGATCAACGTCGCCGATGGCGTGCTCAGCATCTCGGGGGAAAAGAAGGAGACGGAGGAGCGCAAGGAAAAGGGCTTCCTGCTCAGCGAGCGCCGTTATGGTTCGTTTCAACGGCAGATTCCACTTCCCGCCGACGTCGATCCCGAGGGCATCAAGGCGCAGTTCAAGGACGGCGTCCTGTCGGTGACGCTGGCCAAGGACGAAAAGGCTGCGGCGCGCACGCGCAAGATCGCGATCGAAAAGGCCTGA
- a CDS encoding bifunctional aminoglycoside phosphotransferase/ATP-binding protein produces MAATSHGPGTPDGQADVVAFLEEGNAFEGTRPARIDTHCATIFLAGDQAWKLKRAVELGYLDFSTPDKRHAALEAELRLNRRSAPDLYRGLHAVTRESGGLLAIDGTGDVVDWLLEMRRFPDDALLTHQADRNRLDERLLIRLADRISAFHSAAEIDRTRTGAASFRRVVEGNITSMAAFSDILDPDKAKHLGDSLLQITDRMAPLLDSRAREGRVRHGHGDLHLANIALVDGEPTLFDCLEFSVELATIDVLYDLAFLLMDLWHRDLHTEANIVFNRYLDLSQADESGLELLPLFLSVRAAIRAHVLAAQSFRASRDMMLAREARSYLDLALAMLAPVPARLVAIGGLSGTGKSSLARRLGGALGHAPGARILRNDVLRKRLAGLSPEARLPRESYSPQAARRVYETTDTMAASALAVGQSAVADAVFAQPVERGRIEAVARQLGVAFDGIWLEAPVAARLGRVETRAIDASDADVAVAQAQSELDIGDLGSWHIVQAGGSPDETAANARLTLKLG; encoded by the coding sequence ATGGCGGCGACGTCGCATGGTCCCGGGACGCCGGACGGCCAGGCTGATGTCGTCGCCTTCCTCGAAGAAGGCAATGCCTTCGAAGGAACGCGCCCGGCGCGCATCGATACCCACTGCGCGACGATTTTCCTCGCCGGCGACCAGGCATGGAAGCTCAAACGCGCGGTTGAACTCGGCTATCTTGATTTCTCAACGCCGGACAAGCGCCACGCGGCGCTCGAGGCGGAGCTTCGCCTCAACCGCAGAAGCGCACCCGACCTATATCGTGGCCTTCACGCGGTCACGCGGGAATCCGGCGGGCTCCTGGCGATCGACGGCACCGGTGACGTTGTCGACTGGCTTCTCGAAATGCGACGCTTTCCCGATGATGCGCTGCTTACTCACCAGGCCGACCGAAACCGCCTCGATGAGCGCCTGCTGATCCGGCTAGCGGACCGCATTAGCGCCTTCCACTCCGCGGCGGAGATTGATCGGACTCGTACGGGCGCGGCATCGTTCCGGCGCGTCGTGGAAGGCAATATCACCAGTATGGCTGCCTTTTCCGATATCCTCGACCCGGACAAGGCAAAGCATCTCGGCGACAGCCTGCTCCAGATCACCGATCGCATGGCGCCGCTGCTCGACAGCAGGGCTCGGGAAGGCCGTGTCAGACATGGTCATGGCGACCTCCATCTCGCCAACATCGCGCTCGTCGATGGTGAACCGACCTTGTTCGATTGCCTCGAATTCAGCGTCGAACTGGCCACCATCGACGTGCTTTATGATCTCGCCTTCCTGCTGATGGATCTCTGGCATCGCGATCTCCACACTGAGGCGAACATTGTCTTCAACCGTTATCTCGACCTGTCGCAGGCGGATGAGAGCGGATTGGAACTGCTGCCGCTGTTCCTGTCGGTTCGCGCCGCGATCCGCGCGCATGTGCTCGCGGCCCAGAGCTTTCGTGCCAGCCGGGACATGATGCTTGCGCGAGAAGCGCGATCCTATCTGGATCTTGCGCTTGCCATGCTGGCGCCGGTGCCGGCACGGCTGGTTGCGATCGGCGGGCTTTCGGGGACCGGAAAGTCCAGCCTCGCGCGCCGGCTTGGCGGCGCACTCGGACACGCGCCCGGTGCGAGGATCCTTCGAAACGACGTCTTGCGCAAACGGCTTGCGGGCCTGTCTCCGGAGGCCAGGCTCCCCCGCGAAAGCTATTCACCGCAAGCTGCCAGGCGAGTTTATGAGACCACCGACACGATGGCCGCGTCGGCGCTCGCGGTCGGTCAGTCCGCCGTGGCCGATGCAGTGTTCGCACAGCCGGTCGAGCGCGGGAGGATCGAAGCCGTTGCGCGCCAGCTGGGCGTCGCCTTCGACGGGATATGGCTCGAGGCACCGGTGGCGGCGCGGCTCGGTCGGGTCGAGACGCGCGCCATCGACGCGTCGGATGCCGACGTTGCCGTAGCTCAGGCCCAATCCGAGCTGGACATTGGCGACCTCGGCTCCTGGCACATCGTCCAGGCCGGCGGATCGCCAGACGAGACGGCTGCCAATGCCCGCCTCACGCTGAAACTCGGCTGA